In Macrobrachium nipponense isolate FS-2020 chromosome 36, ASM1510439v2, whole genome shotgun sequence, a genomic segment contains:
- the LOC135203739 gene encoding zinc metalloproteinase nas-4-like isoform X2 — protein sequence MASWSRIAVVAAILGALLESRVVSGRSSRSSDPEAVVIHDNDYHQYDPENLPPLPLGQPDSIDYDIPGAPLNPDDFQSPPDMINHDPVGHSTSFDPTLLAGLFQGDILLNNREELEYFTVGKGKNAIIDAELRWPSGVIPYVLSSTYTSSERNSIALAMKNFHENTCIRFVPRTVERDYIHILKGDGCSSSVGRVGGAQAVSLGPGCVYVGIAMHEFMHAVGFWHEQSRYDRDDYIYVDYSNIQPGMDYNFKKYDWNTIQNLGVGYDLDSIMHYGKNAFAKDRARPTIIPHQTGIEIGQRRGFSRKDIQKLELLYQCANKSHTGFTTVTPPVRPTSTPAGCKDYHEYCMEWSEMGECTRNPAYMSQYCMKSCGICDDAGAVTTGKNKKCKDRNKHCKAWASEGQCRVNPVYMQKKCAKSCNTCN from the exons ATGGCGTCTTGGAGTCGCATAGCGGTCGTAGCAGCCATCCTTGGGGCACTCCTCGAGTCCAGGGTCGTCAGCGGACGGTCTTCGAGGTCGTCTGACCCCGAGGCAGTGGTCATACATGACAACGATTATCACCAGTACGACCCTGAGAATCTGCCACCTCTGCCCTTGGGTCAACCTGATTcg ATCGATTACGACATTCCAGGGGCGCCATTGAATCCAGACGATTTCCAGTCACCTCCAGATATGATAA ACCACGACCCAGTCGGGCACAGCACCAGCTTCGACCCGACCTTGTTGGCAGGCCTCTTCCAGGGAGACATTCTGCTCAACAACAGAGAGGAATTAGAATACTTCACTGTG GGCAAAGGCAAGAATGCCATCATCGACGCTGAGCTAAGATGGCCCAGTGGAGTTATACCTTACGTCCTCTCCAGTACATACA CCAGCAGCGAACGTAACAGCATTGCGCTGGCCATGAAGAACTTCCACGAGAATACTTGCATCCGTTTCGTGCCCAGGACGGTCGAGAGGGATTACATCCACATCCTTAAAGGCGATgg GTGCTCTAGCAGCGTGGGGAGGGTAGGCGGCGCCCAAGCCGTGTCCCTAGGCCCAGGCTGCGTGTACGTGGGCATCGCCATGCACGAGTTCATGCACGCCGTCGGCTTCTGGCACGAGCAGTCCAGGTACGACAGAGACGACTACATCTACGTCGACTACAGCAACATCCAGCCCGGGATGGACTACAACTTCAAGAAGTACGACTGGAACACGATCCAGAACTTAGGTGTCGGTTATGACTTGG ATTCCATCATGCACTACGGTAAAAACGCCTTCGCCAAAGACAGGGCAAGACCGACTATCATACCTCACCAGACGGGGATTGAGATCGGCCAACGCAGGGGGTTCTCCAGG AAAGACATACAGAAACTCGAACTCCTGTACCAGTGTGCCAACAAGAGTCACACTGGGTTCACCACGGTGACACCCCCGGTCAGGCCGACTTCTACGCCAG CAGGTTGCAAGGACTACCATGAGTACTGCATGGAATGGTCAGAAATGGGAGAGTGCACCAGAAACCCAGCTTATATGAGCCAGTACTGTATGAAATCCTGTGGGATATGCGATGATGCAGGAGCAG TGACCACGGGCAAGAACAAGAAATGCAAGGACAGGAACAAACACTGCAAAGCCTGGGCCAGCGAAGGGCAGTGTCGCGTCAACCCGGTATACATGCAAAAGAAGTGCGCCAAATCCTGCAATACTTGCAACTAG
- the LOC135203739 gene encoding zinc metalloproteinase nas-4-like isoform X3: protein MASWSRIAVVAAILGALLESRVVSGRSSRSSDPEAVVIHDNDYHQYDPENLPPLPLGQPDSIDYDIPGAPLNPDDFQSPPDMINHDPVGHSTSFDPTLLAGLFQGDILLNNREELEYFTVGKGKNAIIDAELRWPSGVIPYVLSSTYTSSERNSIALAMKNFHENTCIRFVPRTVERDYIHILKGDGCSSSVGRVGGAQAVSLGPGCVYVGIAMHEFMHAVGFWHEQSRYDRDDYIYVDYSNIQPGMDYNFKKYDWNTIQNLGVGYDLDSIMHYGKNAFAKDRARPTIIPHQTGIEIGQRRGFSRKDIQKLELLYQCANKSHTGFTTVTPPVRPTSTPDGCADSHNFCREWASTGECERNPVWMKANCKQSCVQCVTTGKNKKCKDRNKHCKAWASEGQCRVNPVYMQKKCAKSCNTCN, encoded by the exons ATGGCGTCTTGGAGTCGCATAGCGGTCGTAGCAGCCATCCTTGGGGCACTCCTCGAGTCCAGGGTCGTCAGCGGACGGTCTTCGAGGTCGTCTGACCCCGAGGCAGTGGTCATACATGACAACGATTATCACCAGTACGACCCTGAGAATCTGCCACCTCTGCCCTTGGGTCAACCTGATTcg ATCGATTACGACATTCCAGGGGCGCCATTGAATCCAGACGATTTCCAGTCACCTCCAGATATGATAA ACCACGACCCAGTCGGGCACAGCACCAGCTTCGACCCGACCTTGTTGGCAGGCCTCTTCCAGGGAGACATTCTGCTCAACAACAGAGAGGAATTAGAATACTTCACTGTG GGCAAAGGCAAGAATGCCATCATCGACGCTGAGCTAAGATGGCCCAGTGGAGTTATACCTTACGTCCTCTCCAGTACATACA CCAGCAGCGAACGTAACAGCATTGCGCTGGCCATGAAGAACTTCCACGAGAATACTTGCATCCGTTTCGTGCCCAGGACGGTCGAGAGGGATTACATCCACATCCTTAAAGGCGATgg GTGCTCTAGCAGCGTGGGGAGGGTAGGCGGCGCCCAAGCCGTGTCCCTAGGCCCAGGCTGCGTGTACGTGGGCATCGCCATGCACGAGTTCATGCACGCCGTCGGCTTCTGGCACGAGCAGTCCAGGTACGACAGAGACGACTACATCTACGTCGACTACAGCAACATCCAGCCCGGGATGGACTACAACTTCAAGAAGTACGACTGGAACACGATCCAGAACTTAGGTGTCGGTTATGACTTGG ATTCCATCATGCACTACGGTAAAAACGCCTTCGCCAAAGACAGGGCAAGACCGACTATCATACCTCACCAGACGGGGATTGAGATCGGCCAACGCAGGGGGTTCTCCAGG AAAGACATACAGAAACTCGAACTCCTGTACCAGTGTGCCAACAAGAGTCACACTGGGTTCACCACGGTGACACCCCCGGTCAGGCCGACTTCTACGCCAG ATGGTTGTGCAGACTCCCACAATTTCTGCCGGGAGTGGGCGTCAACAGGAGAGTGCGAAAGGAATCCAGTCTGGATGAAGGCTAATTGCAAGCAGTCCTGCGTGCAATGTG TGACCACGGGCAAGAACAAGAAATGCAAGGACAGGAACAAACACTGCAAAGCCTGGGCCAGCGAAGGGCAGTGTCGCGTCAACCCGGTATACATGCAAAAGAAGTGCGCCAAATCCTGCAATACTTGCAACTAG
- the LOC135203739 gene encoding zinc metalloproteinase nas-4-like isoform X1, protein MASWSRIAVVAAILGALLESRVVSGRSSRSSDPEAVVIHDNDYHQYDPENLPPLPLGQPDSIDYDIPGAPLNPDDFQSPPDMINHDPVGHSTSFDPTLLAGLFQGDILLNNREELEYFTVGKGKNAIIDAELRWPSGVIPYVLSSTYTSSERNSIALAMKNFHENTCIRFVPRTVERDYIHILKGDGCSSSVGRVGGAQAVSLGPGCVYVGIAMHEFMHAVGFWHEQSRYDRDDYIYVDYSNIQPGMDYNFKKYDWNTIQNLGVGYDLDSIMHYGKNAFAKDRARPTIIPHQTGIEIGQRRGFSRKDIQKLELLYQCANKSHTGFTTVTPPVRPTSTPDGCADSHNFCREWASTGECERNPVWMKANCKQSCVQCAGCKDYHEYCMEWSEMGECTRNPAYMSQYCMKSCGICDDAGAVTTGKNKKCKDRNKHCKAWASEGQCRVNPVYMQKKCAKSCNTCN, encoded by the exons ATGGCGTCTTGGAGTCGCATAGCGGTCGTAGCAGCCATCCTTGGGGCACTCCTCGAGTCCAGGGTCGTCAGCGGACGGTCTTCGAGGTCGTCTGACCCCGAGGCAGTGGTCATACATGACAACGATTATCACCAGTACGACCCTGAGAATCTGCCACCTCTGCCCTTGGGTCAACCTGATTcg ATCGATTACGACATTCCAGGGGCGCCATTGAATCCAGACGATTTCCAGTCACCTCCAGATATGATAA ACCACGACCCAGTCGGGCACAGCACCAGCTTCGACCCGACCTTGTTGGCAGGCCTCTTCCAGGGAGACATTCTGCTCAACAACAGAGAGGAATTAGAATACTTCACTGTG GGCAAAGGCAAGAATGCCATCATCGACGCTGAGCTAAGATGGCCCAGTGGAGTTATACCTTACGTCCTCTCCAGTACATACA CCAGCAGCGAACGTAACAGCATTGCGCTGGCCATGAAGAACTTCCACGAGAATACTTGCATCCGTTTCGTGCCCAGGACGGTCGAGAGGGATTACATCCACATCCTTAAAGGCGATgg GTGCTCTAGCAGCGTGGGGAGGGTAGGCGGCGCCCAAGCCGTGTCCCTAGGCCCAGGCTGCGTGTACGTGGGCATCGCCATGCACGAGTTCATGCACGCCGTCGGCTTCTGGCACGAGCAGTCCAGGTACGACAGAGACGACTACATCTACGTCGACTACAGCAACATCCAGCCCGGGATGGACTACAACTTCAAGAAGTACGACTGGAACACGATCCAGAACTTAGGTGTCGGTTATGACTTGG ATTCCATCATGCACTACGGTAAAAACGCCTTCGCCAAAGACAGGGCAAGACCGACTATCATACCTCACCAGACGGGGATTGAGATCGGCCAACGCAGGGGGTTCTCCAGG AAAGACATACAGAAACTCGAACTCCTGTACCAGTGTGCCAACAAGAGTCACACTGGGTTCACCACGGTGACACCCCCGGTCAGGCCGACTTCTACGCCAG ATGGTTGTGCAGACTCCCACAATTTCTGCCGGGAGTGGGCGTCAACAGGAGAGTGCGAAAGGAATCCAGTCTGGATGAAGGCTAATTGCAAGCAGTCCTGCGTGCAATGTG CAGGTTGCAAGGACTACCATGAGTACTGCATGGAATGGTCAGAAATGGGAGAGTGCACCAGAAACCCAGCTTATATGAGCCAGTACTGTATGAAATCCTGTGGGATATGCGATGATGCAGGAGCAG TGACCACGGGCAAGAACAAGAAATGCAAGGACAGGAACAAACACTGCAAAGCCTGGGCCAGCGAAGGGCAGTGTCGCGTCAACCCGGTATACATGCAAAAGAAGTGCGCCAAATCCTGCAATACTTGCAACTAG